One part of the Aliivibrio fischeri ATCC 7744 = JCM 18803 = DSM 507 genome encodes these proteins:
- the dnaQ gene encoding DNA polymerase III subunit epsilon, which produces MNASNNSSNRIIVLDTETTGMNFSGGPVYEGHRIVEIGAVEIINRKLTGNHFHVYIKPDRLIDLEAIDVHGITDEFLYDKPEYKDIHDEFLEFIKGAELVAHNAPFDVGFMDYEFSKLNKLIGTTDQYCKITDTLAMAKKIFPGKRNNLDVLCERYGIDNSHRTLHGALLDAEILADVYLLMTGGQTSLSFSSGDNSSDSDEETIKRLNSGRKGLKVLRATADELEAHEKRLDIVGDACLWRS; this is translated from the coding sequence ATGAATGCTAGCAACAATTCTTCGAATCGAATTATAGTTCTCGATACAGAAACCACTGGTATGAACTTCTCCGGTGGTCCTGTTTATGAAGGTCACCGTATCGTTGAGATCGGTGCCGTAGAGATTATTAATCGTAAATTAACCGGTAATCACTTCCACGTGTACATTAAGCCAGATCGATTGATCGATTTAGAGGCGATTGATGTTCACGGTATTACTGACGAATTCCTATATGATAAGCCTGAGTATAAAGACATCCATGATGAATTCCTTGAGTTCATTAAAGGGGCTGAGTTAGTTGCTCATAACGCGCCCTTCGATGTTGGCTTTATGGATTATGAATTCAGTAAACTCAATAAGTTAATTGGTACCACGGATCAGTATTGTAAAATTACCGATACCTTGGCCATGGCGAAAAAGATATTTCCAGGTAAACGTAATAACCTAGATGTCTTGTGTGAACGCTATGGTATTGATAATTCACACCGTACTCTCCACGGTGCCTTGCTCGATGCCGAGATCCTAGCTGATGTTTACCTGTTAATGACTGGTGGGCAGACAAGTTTGAGCTTTTCATCTGGAGATAATTCATCTGATTCAGACGAAGAAACCATTAAAAGACTGAATTCAGGTAGAAAAGGATTAAAGGTTTTACGTGCAACGGCCGATGAATTAGAAGCGCATGAAAAGCGTTTGGATATTGTTGGTGATGCCTGTTTGTGGCGTAGTTAG
- the rnhA gene encoding ribonuclease HI: MITEIMKQVEIFTDGSCLGNPGPGGYGIVMRYKGTEKTFSEGFNKTTNNRMEMLAAVVALRNLKEPCSVILTTDSQYVRQGITQWIHGWKKRDWKKADKKPVVNADLWKQLDAESERHKIDWRWVKGHAGHRENEMCDELARTAAENPTQDDTGYPG; this comes from the coding sequence ATGATAACAGAGATAATGAAACAGGTTGAAATTTTCACAGATGGTTCTTGTTTAGGTAACCCAGGTCCAGGCGGTTATGGCATAGTAATGCGCTATAAAGGGACAGAAAAAACATTTTCAGAAGGGTTTAATAAAACCACTAACAACCGTATGGAAATGCTAGCAGCAGTGGTAGCTCTACGTAACCTAAAGGAACCATGCTCTGTCATACTCACCACAGACAGTCAGTATGTTCGTCAAGGCATCACTCAATGGATCCACGGTTGGAAAAAAAGAGATTGGAAAAAAGCGGATAAAAAGCCAGTCGTCAATGCCGATCTTTGGAAACAGTTAGATGCTGAATCTGAGCGCCACAAAATTGATTGGCGCTGGGTAAAAGGTCACGCAGGTCATCGTGAAAACGAAATGTGTGATGAATTAGCGAGAACCGCCGCCGAAAACCCGACTCAAGATGATACGGGTTATCCTGGTTAA
- a CDS encoding methyltransferase domain-containing protein, translating to MKPALLDKKIEKPHSWEDIPHGEWICELIQSRLDEWCPKLFGYHMLKIGGLSAELDSRFCNIKHQVNLDNKNSLRNITAELPQLPFLEKSIDACVLAHQLDYSSDPHQLLREIDRVLIGDGYVILTGFNPMSAIGLASLFPWRKNNLPWSGRMFTPHRIKDWLSVLNFEVVYSDCFALAPLTRYRTMWTWFEGLGGDAVKPISGIYFIVARKRTYPLRPIKSAWKKKPKLAPISVAQTRQGKMKPD from the coding sequence ATTAAGCCAGCACTGCTTGATAAAAAAATTGAAAAACCACATTCATGGGAGGATATCCCTCATGGTGAGTGGATTTGTGAGCTTATTCAATCACGTTTGGATGAATGGTGCCCCAAACTGTTCGGTTACCATATGCTCAAAATTGGTGGACTGAGTGCTGAGTTAGATAGTCGCTTTTGTAATATTAAACACCAAGTTAACCTAGATAACAAAAATTCGCTAAGAAATATTACTGCAGAATTGCCTCAATTACCGTTTCTTGAGAAAAGTATTGATGCTTGTGTTCTCGCTCATCAGTTAGATTATTCATCAGACCCTCATCAATTACTCAGAGAAATAGATCGAGTGCTTATTGGTGATGGCTACGTTATTTTAACGGGGTTTAATCCAATGAGTGCTATTGGGCTTGCAAGCTTATTTCCATGGCGTAAAAATAATTTACCTTGGAGTGGACGTATGTTTACGCCTCACCGAATTAAAGATTGGTTGAGCGTATTGAATTTTGAAGTGGTGTACAGTGATTGTTTTGCTTTAGCTCCATTGACTCGTTACCGAACAATGTGGACATGGTTTGAAGGGCTTGGTGGGGATGCTGTTAAGCCGATTAGTGGTATTTATTTTATTGTTGCGAGAAAACGAACGTATCCATTAAGACCAATAAAATCGGCTTGGAAAAAGAAGCCAAAGTTGGCTCCTATTTCTGTTGCTCAAACCCGTCAAGGAAAAATGAAACCTGATTAA